The genomic DNA CTCCGCAGTCATCAGGCTGACCAGGCGAAACGGGCCGGCCTGAACCTCCACCGTGGCCGCCGCCGCCCCGACGGTCACGCCGGTCACCACCCCCGGCATCTGGTTCCGGGCGGAGGACGCCACGATCGGCGGGCGCCGCTCCCCCGGGTCCCGCTCCGCGATCAGCCGGGTGACCTCGGCCACGGGGACCCGCCGCTGCCCGCCAGCCGTGCGCTCGACGGCCAGTGCCCCCTCCTCATCCCAGCGCCGGAGCGTGTCCACGCTGACGCCGAGCACCGCCGCCGCCTGCCCGATCCGGAGGAAACCGTCGCCGTCCGCCACGAACCCACAGTAAACCTAGGCAAACTGCCCAACAACCTAGGTTCACCGCCGTCGCTCCCCTCAGAGCGGCCACACCGCCGGGACCAGCCAGGCCACCGCCACCAGCACACTCATCGTGATCGGCGCACCCAGCCGTGCGAAGTCCGTGAATCGGTACCCCCCCAGTGAGTAGACCATCAGGTT from Euzebya tangerina includes the following:
- a CDS encoding TOBE domain-containing protein, translated to MADGDGFLRIGQAAAVLGVSVDTLRRWDEEGALAVERTAGGQRRVPVAEVTRLIAERDPGERRPPIVASSARNQMPGVVTGVTVGAAAATVEVQAGPFRLVSLMTAESVQELQLAPGSQVIASVKSTNVVIGLPG